From Methanococcus maripaludis, one genomic window encodes:
- the comA gene encoding phosphosulfolactate synthase encodes MNAFSFLNLEKGTENTMVIDKGLSPDFINDYLKVCGKYITFAKFGWGTSAVQPRDVVKEKIENYKKYGIKTYPGGTLFEVCFSKDVFDEFLKECKDLGFECVEISDGSMELKPEDKDYAIKQAKKAGFIVLSEVGKKSIVLDGELEIHERIELVKKDLESGADFVIIEGRESGKSIGLFDEKGNVKKEELEILAENVDMSKIMLEAPQKNQQVEFILRFGNDVNLGNISFEEVISLETLRRGLRGDTFGKI; translated from the coding sequence ATGAACGCATTTTCTTTTTTAAACTTGGAAAAAGGTACTGAAAATACCATGGTAATTGATAAAGGGCTATCCCCCGACTTTATCAACGATTATTTAAAAGTATGTGGAAAATATATCACTTTTGCAAAATTTGGATGGGGTACAAGCGCTGTTCAGCCCAGAGATGTCGTTAAGGAAAAAATTGAAAATTACAAAAAATACGGCATTAAAACATATCCTGGAGGAACGCTCTTTGAAGTATGTTTTTCAAAAGATGTCTTTGATGAATTCTTAAAAGAATGTAAAGACCTCGGATTTGAATGTGTTGAAATATCAGACGGTTCAATGGAATTAAAACCAGAAGATAAAGATTACGCAATAAAGCAGGCAAAAAAAGCAGGTTTCATTGTTCTTTCAGAAGTTGGAAAAAAAAGTATCGTTTTGGATGGCGAACTTGAAATCCATGAAAGAATAGAACTTGTAAAAAAAGACCTTGAATCCGGTGCAGACTTTGTAATAATCGAAGGCAGAGAAAGCGGAAAATCAATCGGCCTTTTTGATGAAAAAGGGAACGTAAAAAAGGAAGAACTTGAAATACTTGCTGAAAATGTTGATATGTCTAAAATAATGCTTGAAGCACCTCAAAAAAATCAGCAGGTTGAATTTATATTACGTTTTGGGAATGACGTAAATCTTGGAAATATTTCATTTGAAGAAGTAATTTCACTGGAAACTCTAAGAAGAGGATTAAGAGGGGACACTTTCGGAAAAATTTAA
- a CDS encoding ATP-binding cassette domain-containing protein produces MNIEEIKIIGGFNKCGESEKVNELVVKRGEIFGVVGPTGSGKSNLISDIEQLAQGDTPSSRKILVNGNVPDVEMRRDPRKRRIAQLSQNMNFLADMSVEEFLIMHAKSRGMNSEGIVDKVVDLANQLTGEPIKKDYNLTILSGGQSRSLMVADVAVISDSPIVLIDEIENAGIKKHEALELLAGCGKIVMVITHDPVLALMTTRRVVMRNGGMTEIIETTEEEKEVSQRLSEIDSWMLSMREKVRHGEKLNLKDIETPVVSGN; encoded by the coding sequence ATGAATATCGAAGAAATTAAAATTATCGGCGGATTCAACAAGTGTGGAGAATCTGAAAAAGTAAATGAATTAGTTGTAAAACGAGGAGAGATTTTCGGAGTAGTTGGGCCAACTGGAAGTGGAAAATCTAACTTAATAAGCGATATTGAACAGCTTGCTCAAGGAGATACCCCATCTTCAAGAAAAATACTTGTAAATGGAAATGTTCCAGATGTTGAAATGAGAAGGGATCCAAGAAAAAGAAGAATTGCCCAACTTTCACAGAACATGAACTTTTTAGCAGATATGTCTGTTGAAGAATTTTTAATCATGCATGCAAAAAGCAGGGGCATGAATTCTGAAGGAATTGTCGATAAAGTGGTCGATTTGGCAAACCAGCTTACTGGAGAACCGATTAAAAAAGATTACAACTTAACAATACTCAGTGGAGGACAGTCAAGAAGCTTGATGGTTGCAGATGTTGCAGTTATCAGTGATTCACCGATTGTTTTAATTGATGAGATTGAAAATGCAGGAATTAAAAAACATGAAGCACTCGAACTCCTTGCAGGATGCGGAAAAATCGTTATGGTAATTACACACGACCCGGTTCTTGCTTTGATGACTACAAGACGCGTTGTTATGAGAAATGGTGGAATGACTGAAATCATTGAAACCACCGAGGAAGAAAAAGAAGTATCACAGCGATTAAGTGAAATTGACAGCTGGATGCTTTCAATGAGAGAAAAAGTAAGGCATGGCGAAAAATTAAATTTAAAAGACATTGAAACTCCGGTAGTTTCGGGTAATTAA
- a CDS encoding GTP-binding protein: MIIVAGTPGAGKTSVMTHTIKQLVSKGNKPAVVKIDCLYTDDDTRYGKLGIPTLVGLSKDMCPDHFAIYNLEEMAEWAEKEGVDTLIIETAGLCHRCAPYTENSLGICVIDATSGPNTPRKVGPFLTSADVVAITKGDIISQAEREVFRERVLEMNPKCTIYDVNGLSGQGCAEISEEIMEAKDIMDLENEELRHNAPLCVCTLCVGETKVAKKHHRGVLRRIDGFTKYVGE; the protein is encoded by the coding sequence ATGATAATTGTTGCTGGAACTCCGGGTGCAGGGAAGACTTCTGTAATGACCCATACAATAAAACAACTTGTAAGCAAAGGAAATAAACCAGCAGTCGTTAAAATTGACTGTTTATATACTGATGACGATACTAGATACGGAAAACTTGGAATTCCGACACTTGTTGGATTAAGTAAGGATATGTGCCCTGATCATTTTGCAATTTACAATTTAGAAGAAATGGCAGAATGGGCAGAAAAAGAAGGTGTTGATACATTAATTATTGAAACTGCAGGGCTATGCCACAGGTGTGCGCCATACACCGAAAACAGCCTTGGAATCTGTGTAATTGATGCAACATCTGGTCCAAATACCCCTAGAAAAGTCGGACCTTTTTTAACAAGCGCTGATGTTGTTGCAATAACCAAAGGAGACATTATTTCACAGGCTGAAAGGGAAGTATTCAGGGAACGAGTACTTGAAATGAACCCAAAATGTACGATATATGATGTAAATGGACTTAGCGGACAAGGTTGTGCAGAAATTTCTGAAGAAATAATGGAAGCAAAAGATATAATGGATCTTGAAAATGAAGAATTACGACACAACGCCCCACTTTGTGTTTGTACTTTGTGTGTTGGAGAAACAAAAGTTGCTAAAAAACACCACAGGGGAGTTTTAAGAAGAATCGACGGGTTTACCAAATATGTTGGTGAATAA
- a CDS encoding (Fe-S)-binding protein has protein sequence MENIKEITKLLPGYNCKACGYKRCDLFAEKILEGENPENCPLLFKEEFKGNIEKIKEIVSTSEPIEIKKTCESKTGLIGLLDGYEADFLLDPLPEEHSCRETLIILSKNPIKKGDHIKYRPLGCPIPHFAEIIDDSHGMYVVHLEGPCNRFNSEKIEYIEVGIALVAAFEGVYRGKTPEVGKTVKFIPTHCMMQKVHSGVVVEVEGNRVLIEGIDLKVW, from the coding sequence ATGGAAAATATAAAAGAAATTACCAAATTGCTTCCAGGATATAATTGCAAAGCTTGTGGATACAAAAGATGTGATCTCTTCGCAGAAAAAATTCTTGAAGGAGAAAACCCTGAAAACTGCCCATTGTTGTTTAAAGAAGAATTTAAGGGAAATATTGAAAAAATAAAAGAAATTGTATCAACTTCAGAACCTATTGAAATTAAAAAGACATGTGAATCCAAAACAGGACTTATCGGGCTTTTGGATGGTTACGAAGCTGACTTTTTACTCGACCCGCTTCCAGAAGAACATTCCTGCAGGGAAACATTGATAATCCTTTCAAAAAATCCAATAAAAAAGGGAGATCATATCAAATACCGGCCTCTTGGATGTCCAATCCCGCATTTCGCTGAAATAATTGATGATAGCCATGGTATGTATGTCGTACATCTTGAAGGCCCATGTAACAGGTTTAATTCAGAAAAAATAGAATACATAGAAGTTGGAATTGCACTCGTTGCTGCATTTGAAGGAGTGTATAGGGGTAAAACTCCGGAAGTTGGGAAAACTGTTAAATTTATTCCGACTCACTGCATGATGCAAAAAGTACACAGCGGCGTTGTCGTTGAAGTTGAAGGTAACAGGGTTTTAATTGAAGGAATTGATTTAAAAGTATGGTAA
- the larC gene encoding nickel pincer cofactor biosynthesis protein LarC, giving the protein MTKVLVIDPKIAGMSGDMFVSSLLALTNSYDLMDEVILELEKLKSCNFFKVSVMDEKVNGISAKQLKIEIDEEKIKNPDELKEIIINTSKNLKLSEKGVRICENIINDLIEAEAKLHGEHFHLHEISSLDTVFDIVLPILILERSGFLTGKIYSTPPALGNGRISMDHGIISSPAPATLEILCKHEIKCSKVYSDFELLTPTGAAILSNVTDEFTDSYPEIVLLKTGYGAGTKRMEHIPNVLRLVEGKTNEKIIEKTVILETNIDDVSSEVLAYAVERLLNEGAPDVFITPVFGKKNRPSSMISVICPYHSHEQFARILIEETGTLGVRINHYDKIRAKRRMERLKITINKADFEIDVKISDLNGEIVNIKPEFEDLKKIARILDIPLRDVLRHANSKIKEIYDF; this is encoded by the coding sequence ATGACAAAAGTTTTAGTAATTGACCCAAAAATTGCAGGAATGTCTGGAGACATGTTTGTTTCATCGTTACTCGCACTTACAAATTCCTACGATTTAATGGATGAAGTAATTTTGGAATTAGAAAAATTAAAAAGTTGTAACTTCTTTAAAGTATCCGTAATGGATGAAAAAGTAAACGGAATTTCTGCAAAACAGTTAAAAATTGAAATAGACGAAGAAAAAATAAAAAATCCAGACGAATTAAAAGAAATCATCATAAATACTTCTAAAAATTTAAAACTGTCTGAAAAAGGAGTTAGAATCTGTGAAAATATTATAAATGATTTAATTGAAGCAGAAGCAAAACTTCACGGGGAGCATTTTCATTTGCACGAGATATCTTCACTAGACACAGTTTTTGACATAGTTTTACCGATATTAATTTTAGAAAGAAGTGGCTTCTTAACTGGAAAAATTTATTCAACACCGCCTGCGCTTGGAAATGGAAGAATATCTATGGATCACGGGATTATTTCAAGTCCGGCGCCAGCAACACTTGAAATATTATGTAAACATGAAATTAAATGTTCAAAAGTATATTCTGACTTTGAATTATTGACTCCAACTGGAGCTGCAATTCTTTCAAACGTTACAGATGAATTTACGGACTCTTATCCAGAAATAGTTCTTTTAAAAACTGGATATGGTGCCGGTACCAAAAGAATGGAACACATTCCAAATGTATTGCGATTGGTCGAAGGAAAAACAAATGAAAAAATAATTGAAAAAACAGTAATTTTAGAAACGAATATTGACGATGTTTCTTCAGAAGTTTTGGCATACGCAGTTGAACGGCTTTTAAACGAAGGAGCACCCGATGTATTCATAACCCCAGTTTTTGGCAAAAAAAATCGGCCATCAAGTATGATTTCTGTGATATGTCCGTATCATTCCCACGAACAATTTGCAAGAATTTTAATCGAAGAAACCGGAACTCTCGGAGTTAGAATTAACCACTACGATAAAATTAGGGCTAAACGAAGAATGGAAAGATTAAAAATTACAATAAATAAAGCTGATTTTGAAATTGATGTGAAAATATCTGATTTAAATGGTGAAATTGTAAATATAAAACCAGAATTTGAAGATTTGAAAAAAATTGCGAGAATTTTGGATATTCCGTTAAGAGATGTTTTAAGACATGCAAATTCTAAAATAAAAGAAATTTATGATTTTTAA